A part of Bactrocera dorsalis isolate Fly_Bdor unplaced genomic scaffold, ASM2337382v1 BdCtg139, whole genome shotgun sequence genomic DNA contains:
- the LOC105231619 gene encoding trafficking protein particle complex subunit 10: MNVKPIITYSGAGPLFRSLEAQILNAIPLDTCEWRRTFHRPTKQVRLEAQAQPFNVNVLEKYKKGEWSILEHPILHIFVTECNDLDTYKANAHEEIKNWLKQLTAFGISDWMILLVETLDVRKAKNLLPRTTVLDKIRQDFATKNDDRCISVLNPAKFEQKSAESFRCLVQRIRFLMLASYNRNIAKYEELIRSRREKRNHEGWDFRQYFFMQEDLALVFEKLELHTEALIQYDELDAMFSQFITNSGFGEKQKWLECFKQPLCSFHGICLNRRDKFEIRKKIKDSPVSILEFRNYLFERQAHLLQQNNETPEIARRLLNFLFSTLREIELIKLDTPEGALSCWEFVCALEVLQTCEQAMEPNEVICFQHCAPIWNLAKDKLYELGKLCGLLPGFTPTSEQLHIVVQLSAGIGDSPLEQSQFLNPTPQISEQRRNRSPNRRPKKSATDQLKEALGSNQAFEKLYLELAELAISTYKHVSRTRSARLVGLDLGNFYCALNEPHKAVGFFTDLLRELKAENWHTLSSQTLLELANCYRKMGDSLAYTKTCSSISCCQELEMLVRSFYFDEFLKSVKTMTTTLSAQPSMENANYCVLEDHFRICDINVLNAEPIIQDDIVLVQLKLESLYPREVVAESIQLSYEMHVAPLTGEVTTPPSMLVVSGTKDGKLTKAPTASPLKESRLKMSLRLDYKQNKMLDCASVACDLPKVKQPVRRTSSTKRKLSPSVQSDFTNFVAVENIAIQPGTNIIELKSKATRVGTWDFKQMRISISHLEFFSEHLPFRVPPFVITTKPAEAVLNFKNLIAGIEQPVRLTVSGGSFIFPADAKITLKCSKNLRIRMARPKENTQPLSDKDGVLQESTTDTTSNSIVQDDSTFSSVLQVSLHNFKSFEEREIPLEVLTDLPGRKISKHLEHYVTLTCPWSRNELQIAIDFQPALEAQCRLHTCGTQKFLHVVMKGLEANLYLTEAKVKCDVAGVRLMDLNPPTQSCVQIYKGLTVSYLYEIQVEPLKAEIELPAVIKVHFITKYSTVENPQLLRNYGCAFDLVDYTTLFKVQTQLEPNELCRLRSVCNLNLKITKVHENPYVDLMYEVLSDQNLWAVCGRSAGVVSMKDVNSHSISLDVMPLSTGFLPMPNIRLSRYTAGGKTKTDTHSKVTPFPQGQVYNSTKSMQIHVIASSNGEQ, translated from the exons ATGAATGTTAAACCAATAATTACAT ATTCGGGAGCTGGGCCATTATTTCGTTCTTTGGAAGCACAAATTCTCAACGCTATTCCACTAGATACTTGCGAATGGAGACGTACATTTCATCGCCCCACCAAGCAAGTGCGTTTAGAAGCACAAGCACAACCTTTCAACGTAAACGTGTTGGAAAAATATAAGAAGGGAGAATGGAGTATACTGGAGCACCcaattttgcatatattcgTTACGGAGTGcaat GATTTAGATACTTATAAGGCAAACGCAcatgaagaaattaaaaattggctAAAGCAGTTGACAGCATTTGGTATTTCTGATTGGATGATATTATTAGTGGAGACCCTGGATGTTCGCAAAGCAAAAAACTTATTACCACGTACCACAGTTTTGGATAAAATACGACAAGATTTTGCTACGAAGAATGACGATCGTTGTATCTCGGTGCTAAACCCTGcgaaatttgaacaaaaatctGCCGAATCTTTCCGTTGTTTAGTCCAACGCATCAG GTTTTTAATGCTCGCTAGTTATAATCGCAATATTGCTAAATATGAGGAACTGATACGTAGTAGACGAGAAAAACGAAATCATGAAGGCTGGGATTTTCGCCAATATTTCTTTATGCAAGAAGACTTAGCActtgtatttgaaaaacttGAATTACACACCGAAGCACTTATACAATATGACGAGTTGGACGCCATGTTCTCACAATTTATAACTAACTCGGGTTTTggcgaaaaacaaaaatggttgGAATGCTTCAAGCAACCATTATGTTCTTTTCATGGTATTTGTTTAAATCGGCGAGATAAATTTGAAAtacgcaaaaaaattaaagacagcCCCGTATCCATATTGGAATTTCGCAATTACCTTTTTGAGCGTCAAGCGCATCTTTTGCAGCAAAACAATGAAACACCCGAAATCGCTAGAAGACtgttaaatttcttattttctacTTTACGTGAAATAGAACTTATCAAATTAGATACTCCGGAGGGTGCGCTGTCATGCTGGGAATTCGTTTGTGCTTTGGAAGTTCTACAAACATGTGAGCAGGCCATGGAACCGAATGAAGTTATCTGTTTTCAACATTGCGCTCCCATTTGGAATCTAGCGAAGGATAAATTATACGAATTGGGAAAATTGTGTGGTCTACTGCCCGGATTTACGCCTACGTCCGAACAGTTGCACATCGTCGTACAGTTATCAGCGGGCATTGGTGACTCACCGCTAGAGCAGTCGCAGTTTTTGAATCCCACACCGCAGATCTCAGAGCAAAGACGCAACCGCTCGCCTAATCGTCGGCCTAAGAAATCGGCAACAGATCAACTGAAGGAAGCTTTAGGATCTAATCAAGCATTTGAAAAACTGTACTTGGAATTGGCCGAATTGGCTATTAGCACATACAAACACGTTTCACGAACTCGTTCAGCGCGTCTAGTGGGTTTGGACTTGGGTAACTTTTATTGTGCACTCAATGAGCCACACAAGGCTGTTGGTTTCTTTACCGACTTATTGCGCGAATTAAAGGCTGAAAATTGGCACACATTAAGCTCCCAAACATTGTTGGAACTAGCTAACTGCTACCGCAAAATGGGGGACTCGTTGGCCTATACGAAAACATGTAGTTCCATTTCTTGTTGCCAAGAGCTGGAAATGCTTGTACGCTCATTTTATTTCGATGAGTTTCTCAAATCGGTGAAGACAATGACTACTACTTTATCTGCACAACCTTCAATGGAGAATGCCAATTACTGCGTGCTTGAGGATCATTTTCGCATTTGTGATATAAATGTGCTCAATGCTGAACCCATAATACAGGATGACATAGTGTTAGTGCAGTTAAAACTAGAGAGCTTGTATCCACGTGAAGTAGTCGCTGAAAGCATACAATTGTCCTACGAGATGCATGTCGCCCCACTAACTGGTGAGGTCACAACCCCACCTTCAATGTTGGTGGTTAGTGGCACGAAAGATGGAAAGCTTACTAAAGCACCAACGGCATCGCCACTCAAAGAATCGCGTTTAAAAATGTCACTTCGTTTAGACTACAAACAGAATAAAATGCTGGATTGCGCATCGGTAGCATGTGACCTGCCCAAAGTCAAACAACCGGTGCGTCGCACGAGTAGCACCAAACGTAAGCTTTCGCCCAGTGTTCAGTCGGATTTTACAAATTTCGTAGCTGTGGAGAACATCGCTATACAACCTGGCACTAATATAATCGAACTGAAATCGAAAGCGACGCGTGTGGGCACATGGGATTTCAAACAG ATGCGCATTTCTATATCTCATTTGGAATTCTTCTCGGAGCATTTGCCTTTCAGAGTACCACCATTTGTGATCACTACTAAACCGGCTGAGGCGGTGCTGAACTTCAAGAATTTAATTGCTGGTATTGAGCAGCCGGTGCGCCTAACTGTTTCAGGCGGCAGTTTCATTTTTCCCGCTGATGCCAAAATAACACTGAAATGCTCAAAAAATCTGCGCATACGCATGGCGCGTCCCAAGGAAAACACCCAGCCACTTAGTGATAAGGACGGTGTTCTTCAAGAAAGCACCACGGACACAACTTCGAATAGCATTGTGCAAGATGATTCTACATTTAGCAGTGTGCTGCAAGTGTCTTTGCACAATTTCAAGTCTTTTGAGGAACGTGAAATCCCTTTGGAAGTGCTAACCGATTTGCCAGGCCGCAAAATATCGAAACATTTGGAGCATTATGTCACACTGACATGCCCCTGGTCACGCAATGAGCTGCAGATTGCGATTGATTTTCAAcccgcgcttgaggcccaatgCCGACTGCATACGTGTGGCACGCAAAAGTTTTTGCATGTCGTCATGAAGGGCCTGGAGGCGAATTTATACTTAACCGAAGCCAAGGTGAAATGTGATGTGGCGGGCGTGCGTTTAATGGATCTGAATCCACCAACGCAGTCTTGTGTT caaATCTATAAAGGTCTGACGGTTTcttatctttatgaaattcaaGTGGAGCCTCTAAAGGCGGAGATAGAGCTGCCTGCGGTCATCAAGGTGCACTTCATAACAAAATACTCAACTGTTGAAAATCCACAATTGTTACGCAACTACGGCTGCGCTTTCGATTTGGTGGATTACACAACACTTTTCAAAGTGCAGACTCAACTTGAGCCGAACGAGCTGTGTCGTTTACGCTCAGTGtgtaatttgaatttgaaaattaccaAGGTGCATGAAAATCCCTACGTGGATCTTATGTACGAGGTGCTGAGTGATCAGAATTTATGGGCCGTTTGTGGGCGTTCCGCAG GCGTCGTTTCAATGAAAGATGTGAATAGTCACTCAATCTCCTTGGATGTGATGCCATTGAGCACGGGTTTCCTTCCCATGCCAAATATACGCTTGTCACGTTATACAGCCGGTGGCAAAACCAAAACTGACACACACTCCAAGGTGACCCCATTTCCGCAAGGACAAGTATACAATAGCACCAAAAGCATGCAGATACACGTTATAGCCAGCAGCAATGGTGAACAATAG
- the LOC105231618 gene encoding thialysine N-epsilon-acetyltransferase isoform X2: MCMIAFSISQQLLQSKTIFTSPQINHESPARRIYVDTEIFIVTIGYSICFYAYSTWQGKSYFLEDIYVRPTYRKLGAGAYMFSAVAAKAKEFGCQRLDFHVLGWNPARKFYNRMGAEDLTESEEWHFYRLHREQIEKLSNEL; this comes from the exons atgtgtatgatTGCATTTTCTATAAGCCAACAGCTATTGCAATCCAAAACCATTTTTACCTCACCTCAAATAAATCACGAATCACCTGCACGCAGAATATACGTAGACAccgaaatatttat CGTCACCATCGGCTATAGTATTTGCTTCTACGCCTACTCAACATGGCAAGGGAAATCCTACTTTCTTGAAGATATTTACGTGCGTCCCACATATCGTAAGCTGGGTGCCGGCGCTTATATGTTCAGTGCTGTTGCGGCAAAAGCGAAGGAATTTGGTTGTCAACGTTTGGATTTTCATGTGCTTGGCTGGAATCCAGCGCGAAAATTCTATAATCGTATGGGTGCCGAGGATTTGACCGAGAGTGAGGAGTGGCATTTTTATCGGTTGCATCGTGAACAAATCGAGAAATTGTCCAATGAATTATAg
- the LOC105231618 gene encoding thialysine N-epsilon-acetyltransferase isoform X1 — protein sequence MTSKPIFTFRRAKIDDIGAVREMIQELADFEKMSDGPKLTEQDLIRDAGLDGGQEFCHIYVLDHQSAEQSTPVTIGYSICFYAYSTWQGKSYFLEDIYVRPTYRKLGAGAYMFSAVAAKAKEFGCQRLDFHVLGWNPARKFYNRMGAEDLTESEEWHFYRLHREQIEKLSNEL from the exons ATGACATCTAAACCAATATTCACATTTAGACGTGCAAAAATTGACGATATCGGCGCGGTACGTGAAATGATACAG GAATTGGCTGATTTCGAAAAGATGAGCGATGGTCCGAAACTAACAGAGCAag ATTTAATACGCGACGCAGGACTCGACGGTGGACAAGAATTCTGTCATATATATGTGCTCGACCACCAAAGTGCAGAACAATCCACGCC CGTCACCATCGGCTATAGTATTTGCTTCTACGCCTACTCAACATGGCAAGGGAAATCCTACTTTCTTGAAGATATTTACGTGCGTCCCACATATCGTAAGCTGGGTGCCGGCGCTTATATGTTCAGTGCTGTTGCGGCAAAAGCGAAGGAATTTGGTTGTCAACGTTTGGATTTTCATGTGCTTGGCTGGAATCCAGCGCGAAAATTCTATAATCGTATGGGTGCCGAGGATTTGACCGAGAGTGAGGAGTGGCATTTTTATCGGTTGCATCGTGAACAAATCGAGAAATTGTCCAATGAATTATAg